In Symmachiella dynata, the following are encoded in one genomic region:
- a CDS encoding catalase: MKKETPPPTTTDAGIPVSSDEHSLTVGPDGPILLHDHYLIEQMANFNRERIPERQPHAKGSGAFGHFEVTHDVSGFTKAALFQPGVKTGTLIRFSTVAGERGSPDTWRDPRGFALKFYTSEGNYDMVGNNTPVFFLRDPMKFQHFIRSQKRRADNGLRDHDMQWDFWTLSPESAHQVAWLMGDRGIPKNWRHMNGYSSHTYMWVNAAGERFWVKYHFKTDQGIDFLPQDEADRLAGSDGDYHRRDLFESIQRGDYPSWSLKVQIMPFEEAKTYRFNPFDLTKVWPHGDYPLHDVGRLTLDRNPTDFHTEIEQAAFEPNNLVPGIGISPDKMLLGRMFAYADAHRHRLGVNYKQIPVNRPEAPVNSYSKDGAMRVDNVSDPVYAPNSKGGPQADGERYPESAVWEANGEFIRAAYTLREDDDDWGQAGTLVREVMDDAQRDRLVSNVVGHLKDGVSDPVLQRAFEYWRNIDKAVGDRIAKGVSGG, encoded by the coding sequence ATGAAAAAAGAGACCCCCCCACCCACGACGACTGATGCGGGGATTCCGGTTTCCAGTGACGAACATTCGCTGACCGTAGGGCCGGATGGACCGATTCTGTTACACGACCATTACCTGATTGAACAGATGGCGAATTTCAATCGGGAGCGGATCCCCGAGCGCCAGCCTCATGCCAAAGGGTCCGGCGCGTTTGGGCACTTCGAAGTCACGCACGATGTCAGCGGCTTTACCAAAGCGGCGTTGTTTCAGCCGGGCGTGAAAACCGGCACGTTGATCCGCTTTTCCACGGTGGCCGGCGAACGGGGCAGCCCCGATACGTGGCGCGACCCGCGTGGCTTTGCGCTGAAGTTTTATACAAGCGAAGGCAACTACGATATGGTGGGGAACAACACGCCTGTGTTCTTTCTCCGCGATCCGATGAAGTTTCAACACTTCATCCGCTCGCAAAAACGCCGTGCGGACAATGGTCTCCGCGACCACGACATGCAGTGGGACTTCTGGACCCTTTCGCCGGAGTCCGCCCACCAAGTCGCCTGGTTGATGGGGGACCGCGGGATTCCTAAGAATTGGCGGCACATGAACGGCTACTCGAGTCACACCTACATGTGGGTCAATGCGGCCGGTGAACGGTTCTGGGTGAAGTACCACTTCAAGACCGATCAGGGAATTGACTTTCTCCCCCAGGATGAGGCGGACCGACTGGCTGGCAGCGACGGCGACTATCATCGCCGCGATCTGTTTGAATCGATCCAACGCGGGGACTATCCCAGTTGGTCACTGAAGGTCCAGATCATGCCTTTCGAAGAAGCGAAAACGTATCGCTTCAATCCGTTCGACCTGACGAAAGTTTGGCCGCACGGTGACTATCCGCTGCACGACGTCGGCCGGTTGACGCTGGATCGCAACCCAACTGACTTTCATACAGAAATCGAACAGGCGGCGTTCGAACCGAACAACCTAGTACCGGGGATCGGGATCAGCCCAGACAAAATGTTGCTCGGCCGCATGTTTGCGTATGCCGACGCCCACCGTCATCGCTTGGGTGTCAACTACAAGCAAATTCCAGTCAACCGCCCCGAAGCGCCTGTGAATAGCTACAGCAAGGATGGGGCGATGCGCGTCGACAACGTGTCCGACCCCGTGTATGCCCCGAACTCCAAAGGCGGCCCCCAGGCTGACGGCGAGCGCTATCCTGAGTCGGCCGTCTGGGAAGCCAACGGCGAATTCATCCGCGCCGCTTACACCCTGCGAGAAGACGACGATGATTGGGGCCAAGCCGGCACCTTGGTTCGCGAGGTCATGGACGATGCGCAGCGCGACCGGTTGGTGTCGAATGTCGTCGGACATCTGAAGGACGGCGTCTCTGATCCGGTGTTGCAGCGCGCGTTTGAGTACTGGCGCAACATCGACAAAGCCGTCGGCGACCGCATCGCGAAA
- a CDS encoding vitamin B12-dependent ribonucleotide reductase, with translation MMHKVHGTATTESHTHNGHNGHRPVEPTSMKVATTPSFCPAGTDPFDTVEWEYRSAHIKDENGNVLFEQTDCEVPAGWSSLATNVVVSKYFFGEPGTPERENSVRQLIHRVSRTITDWGIRDGYFASSEDGEIYYRDLTWLLLHQHGSFNSPVWFNVGLYHQYGVKGCRGNYRWDVETNSIKRPDTPYEYPQGSACFIQSVDDNMEDIMRLATSEAMLFKFGSGTGTDLSTIRSAREKLTGGGIPSGPLSFMRVYDQIAAVVKSGGKTRRAAKMQSLKDWHPDILEFIEAKAKEERKARTLIESGEYESNFNGEAYSSIMFQNANLSVRTSDAFMEAATNGKKWQTHWVTDENQPGPEYEAKDVLRAMAEGTWYCGDPGVQYDTTINQWHTCPNSGPINASNPCSEYMFLDDTACNLSSLNLMKYQNADATFDVDRFRRAAAIFITAQEILVDHASYPTPAIAENSHMYRPLGLGYANLGSLLMSMGIPYDSETGRGICGSLTALLNGQAYLTSSQIASKIGTFAGYSENREPMLNVMQMHRDAVEKIDPNCPVYLRDAAREVWNDCLTSGRQHGYRNAQATVLAPTGTIAFMMDCDTTGIEPDIALVKYKQLAGGGMMKIINRTVPMALRSLGYDGAAIDAICKHIEEFDTIEGAADIKDEHLPVFDCAFKALNGERSISWRGHVGMMAAAQPFLSGAISKTVNMPENSTVEDIEEAYIEGWRLGLKALAIYRDGSKKSQPLNTSKDGDDSKQAPQVAAPARRRLPSTRQSLTHKFSVGGHEGYVTVGLFEDGTPGELFITMAKEGSTIGGLMDVIGTEMSMGLQYGVPLEVFVNKFSHSRFEPSGWTNNPDIPNAKSVVDYIFRWLGMEFLTGYREANAPVRETEEETTEATAAEATKAVATATTATVATPEVLPDTPANGHSTNVTKQDMVQLEDTPAARSELFAKYQSDAPACDNCGAITVRNGNCYLCHNCGNSMGCS, from the coding sequence ATGATGCACAAAGTGCATGGAACTGCTACCACCGAGTCTCACACCCACAACGGCCATAACGGCCACCGTCCCGTGGAGCCGACTTCGATGAAGGTCGCCACCACTCCCTCATTCTGCCCAGCTGGTACCGACCCGTTTGATACGGTCGAATGGGAATATCGTTCTGCCCATATCAAAGACGAAAACGGGAACGTTCTGTTTGAACAAACCGACTGCGAAGTTCCCGCCGGTTGGAGTTCGCTGGCGACCAACGTCGTTGTCAGTAAGTACTTCTTTGGCGAACCGGGAACGCCGGAACGCGAAAACAGCGTTCGCCAGTTGATTCACCGCGTCTCGCGGACGATCACCGATTGGGGCATTCGAGACGGCTACTTTGCTTCCAGCGAAGATGGCGAAATCTATTACCGCGATTTGACTTGGTTGCTGCTACACCAGCACGGCTCGTTCAACTCACCGGTTTGGTTCAACGTCGGGCTGTATCACCAATACGGCGTCAAAGGCTGTCGTGGCAACTACCGCTGGGATGTTGAGACCAACTCCATCAAGCGGCCCGATACGCCTTATGAATACCCACAAGGCTCGGCCTGTTTTATTCAGTCGGTCGACGACAACATGGAAGACATCATGCGGCTGGCGACCAGCGAAGCGATGCTCTTCAAATTCGGTTCAGGAACGGGAACCGATCTGTCGACGATCCGTAGTGCCCGCGAAAAACTGACGGGCGGCGGAATTCCGTCGGGTCCGCTCTCCTTCATGCGGGTCTACGACCAAATCGCGGCCGTGGTCAAATCGGGTGGCAAAACCCGTCGTGCGGCCAAGATGCAAAGTCTGAAGGATTGGCATCCGGACATCTTGGAGTTCATCGAAGCCAAGGCCAAGGAAGAAAGAAAAGCCCGGACGCTGATCGAAAGCGGCGAATACGAATCGAACTTCAATGGCGAAGCCTATAGTTCGATCATGTTTCAAAACGCAAACCTGTCGGTCCGCACCAGCGATGCGTTCATGGAAGCCGCAACCAACGGCAAGAAATGGCAAACGCACTGGGTCACCGACGAAAATCAGCCCGGCCCCGAGTACGAAGCCAAAGATGTGCTACGGGCTATGGCCGAAGGCACTTGGTACTGTGGTGATCCCGGCGTGCAATACGACACGACGATCAATCAGTGGCATACCTGTCCGAATTCGGGACCGATCAATGCCTCGAACCCCTGCTCGGAATATATGTTCCTGGACGACACGGCTTGCAACTTGTCCAGCTTGAACCTGATGAAGTATCAGAACGCCGATGCGACGTTCGACGTCGACCGGTTCCGCCGGGCGGCCGCGATCTTCATCACCGCTCAGGAAATTCTCGTCGACCACGCCAGCTATCCGACGCCGGCGATTGCCGAGAACAGCCATATGTACCGCCCGTTGGGGCTGGGTTATGCCAATCTCGGCAGCCTGTTGATGTCGATGGGAATTCCCTACGACAGCGAGACCGGCCGCGGCATCTGTGGTTCGTTGACGGCGTTGCTCAATGGGCAAGCGTATTTGACCTCCAGTCAGATCGCCAGCAAGATTGGGACGTTTGCCGGATACAGCGAAAACCGCGAACCGATGCTGAACGTCATGCAAATGCATCGCGATGCGGTCGAGAAGATCGATCCGAATTGTCCGGTGTATCTCCGCGACGCAGCCCGCGAAGTGTGGAACGACTGCCTGACTTCGGGCCGACAACATGGTTACCGCAACGCCCAGGCGACGGTGTTGGCTCCGACCGGCACGATCGCGTTTATGATGGACTGCGACACGACCGGTATCGAGCCGGACATCGCGTTGGTCAAGTACAAGCAACTCGCCGGCGGCGGCATGATGAAAATCATCAACCGCACAGTGCCAATGGCGTTGCGATCACTAGGCTATGATGGTGCCGCGATCGACGCGATTTGCAAGCACATCGAAGAGTTCGATACGATCGAAGGTGCTGCGGACATCAAGGACGAGCACTTGCCGGTATTTGATTGTGCCTTTAAGGCGCTCAACGGCGAACGTTCGATCAGTTGGCGGGGACACGTCGGCATGATGGCCGCCGCTCAACCGTTCCTCTCCGGTGCGATTTCCAAAACCGTCAATATGCCCGAAAACTCGACTGTCGAAGACATCGAAGAAGCTTATATCGAGGGCTGGAGACTGGGATTGAAAGCGTTGGCGATTTATCGCGACGGTTCCAAGAAAAGCCAGCCGCTCAATACCAGCAAAGACGGAGACGACAGTAAGCAGGCCCCGCAAGTGGCTGCTCCGGCGCGGCGACGATTGCCCTCAACGCGGCAGTCGCTGACGCATAAGTTCTCCGTCGGCGGCCATGAAGGCTACGTGACCGTGGGTCTGTTTGAGGATGGTACGCCGGGTGAATTGTTCATCACCATGGCCAAGGAAGGCAGCACGATCGGTGGACTGATGGATGTCATCGGTACCGAGATGTCGATGGGTCTGCAATACGGCGTGCCGCTGGAAGTGTTCGTCAACAAGTTTTCACACTCCCGCTTTGAACCGTCGGGATGGACGAACAATCCAGATATTCCCAACGCCAAGAGCGTGGTCGACTATATCTTCCGTTGGTTGGGCATGGAGTTCCTCACCGGTTATCGCGAAGCGAACGCTCCGGTGCGGGAAACTGAGGAAGAGACGACCGAAGCAACCGCAGCCGAAGCAACCAAGGCCGTGGCAACTGCCACGACCGCTACAGTCGCCACGCCGGAGGTTTTGCCTGACACCCCTGCCAATGGTCATTCCACGAATGTGACCAAACAGGACATGGTGCAGTTGGAAGACACCCCCGCAGCTCGCAGTGAGTTGTTCGCCAAATACCAATCGGATGCCCCGGCATGCGACAATTGCGGAGCGATCACCGTCCGCAATGGCAATTGCTATCTCTGCCACAACTGCGGGAACAGCATGGGTTGTAGTTAA
- a CDS encoding PmoA family protein, translated as MWKPTSALSMVLILSQCGGAFAAEPTVGFQEKPGQVNVLISGQPAFTYVYQDDATLRPYFSNVHTPGNIRVTRKHPIDSQSEGGDHGTMHPGIWLAFGDINGADFWRNRAQVVHAGFVEKPHVKNGRGMFSVKNEYRHDGKLICTETCRYTILPQESGYLLASDSTFANDDHPFAFGDQEELGFGVRVNRKLRVKGGNGRILNADGLKDEKQVWGKATDWCDYSGTINDRHVGLTVMPHPDNFRRSWFHVRDYGLMLANPFGRKALTGGDKSSVSVQPGETLRLRFGVFIHDTPSAEQYSPAAAYRDYLKETQSPNAS; from the coding sequence ATGTGGAAGCCAACCAGTGCCCTCTCAATGGTCCTCATCCTCAGTCAGTGCGGTGGAGCATTCGCTGCGGAGCCTACCGTCGGCTTTCAGGAAAAACCGGGGCAAGTCAACGTCCTGATTTCCGGACAGCCCGCTTTCACCTATGTCTACCAGGATGACGCTACGCTGCGTCCCTATTTTTCCAATGTCCATACGCCGGGCAACATTCGTGTCACGAGGAAACACCCCATCGATTCGCAGAGCGAAGGGGGAGATCATGGCACGATGCACCCGGGAATCTGGCTGGCCTTCGGCGATATCAACGGTGCGGACTTTTGGCGAAATCGCGCCCAGGTCGTGCACGCCGGTTTTGTAGAAAAACCGCACGTCAAAAACGGTCGCGGAATGTTCTCGGTGAAAAATGAATACCGACATGACGGCAAACTCATTTGTACCGAGACCTGTCGCTACACGATCCTGCCTCAAGAGAGCGGATACTTGCTTGCCAGCGACTCCACCTTCGCCAACGACGACCATCCGTTTGCGTTCGGCGATCAAGAGGAACTCGGCTTTGGCGTCCGCGTGAATCGTAAACTACGCGTGAAAGGGGGTAACGGCCGTATCCTGAATGCAGATGGGCTCAAAGACGAGAAACAAGTCTGGGGCAAAGCGACCGACTGGTGCGACTACAGTGGCACCATCAACGACCGCCATGTAGGTCTGACCGTCATGCCGCACCCCGACAATTTCCGCCGTAGTTGGTTCCACGTCCGCGACTACGGCCTGATGCTGGCCAACCCTTTCGGACGCAAGGCGCTCACCGGTGGCGACAAGAGTTCCGTTTCCGTCCAACCGGGTGAAACCTTGCGGCTACGCTTTGGCGTCTTCATACACGACACCCCCAGCGCAGAGCAGTACTCGCCCGCAGCCGCTTATCGTGATTATCTAAAAGAAACACAATCGCCGAATGCATCGTGA
- a CDS encoding glycosyltransferase family 4 protein codes for MPRIAICFEYPTLNGGERSMLAVLDALRTEATDFVMLAPAEGPLAAAILKRGWELIPLRLRDATGQRLTRDAVMAHLLEVIAQSRADLVHANSLAMGRLTGAIAAQLKIPCTAHIRDILRLSRAAITDLNRNSQIVAVSQATRTFHVRQGLVEERSQVIHNGIDTDAFQPRAASGWLHQELGLPPRTLLVATIGQIGLRKGQDVLAAAARALPSEFADVHYLLIGERNSSKQENIDFDESLAGQFPAGRFHRLDVRDDVPQLLTEIDLLVHPARQEPFGRVLLEAAACGRAIVATDVGGTAEMLTHGESALLVPADDATALAATMGELLGNEALRHQLGAAARARIEADFTIDRAATQLRDVWMKQTSRRKP; via the coding sequence ATGCCACGCATTGCGATTTGTTTTGAATATCCGACGCTCAATGGCGGGGAGCGGTCGATGTTGGCGGTGCTGGATGCGCTGCGGACCGAGGCGACCGATTTTGTGATGTTGGCGCCCGCAGAGGGCCCGTTGGCGGCGGCGATTCTAAAACGCGGGTGGGAACTGATTCCACTACGTCTGCGCGACGCGACCGGGCAACGCCTCACGCGCGACGCGGTCATGGCCCATCTCCTCGAGGTGATAGCGCAAAGCAGAGCGGATTTGGTCCACGCCAACAGTCTCGCCATGGGACGTTTGACCGGTGCGATTGCCGCGCAGTTGAAGATCCCTTGTACGGCCCACATTCGCGATATTTTGCGGCTAAGCCGCGCAGCGATTACGGACCTGAATCGCAATTCGCAGATCGTCGCAGTCTCGCAAGCAACGCGCACGTTCCATGTCCGGCAGGGACTTGTTGAGGAACGGTCACAGGTGATTCATAACGGCATCGATACGGACGCGTTTCAGCCGCGCGCTGCTAGCGGTTGGCTGCACCAGGAATTAGGACTGCCGCCGCGCACGCTGCTGGTTGCGACCATTGGACAGATTGGACTACGCAAAGGGCAGGATGTTTTGGCGGCAGCGGCGCGTGCATTGCCATCGGAATTCGCCGACGTGCACTATTTGCTCATCGGAGAACGGAACTCCAGCAAACAAGAGAACATCGATTTTGACGAGTCGCTTGCGGGACAATTTCCAGCCGGGCGCTTCCACCGTTTAGACGTGCGGGACGACGTGCCGCAGTTATTAACAGAGATCGATTTGCTGGTGCATCCGGCGCGGCAAGAACCATTTGGTCGCGTCCTCTTAGAAGCGGCCGCCTGTGGGCGTGCGATTGTCGCGACCGATGTTGGTGGCACAGCGGAAATGCTGACTCATGGAGAATCAGCACTGCTCGTTCCAGCGGACGACGCAACAGCACTCGCAGCCACTATGGGCGAACTCCTGGGGAACGAAGCCCTGCGACACCAATTGGGGGCGGCCGCCCGCGCGCGCATCGAAGCTGATTTCACCATCGACCGCGCTGCCACGCAACTGCGTGATGTCTGGATGAAACAGACCTCACGCCGCAAACCCTAA
- a CDS encoding vWA domain-containing protein: protein MRFVLVLLGTMCMVGCSYDSNRPMDTERKAASIDAQSMAQTSLSNDTDFSGEAYDQIVENRFLNAAVNPLSTFSIDVDTASYSNVRRFLTQGQLPPAGAVRIEEMLNYFPYEYPPPSGDEPFSASIEMAGCPWNPAHTLARIALKGREINSAHRPVSNLVFLLDVSGSMAEPNKLPLVKSAIKMLVDNFGENDRVAIVVYAGASGLVLPSTTGDQRDVIHDALERLNAGGGTNGGAGVELAYNVAVENYIAGGVNRVILCTDGDFNIGTTNQSDLVQLIESKAKSGVYLSVLGFGMGNYQDSTLEKLADRGNGNYGYIDTLNEARKVFVEQMTGTLITIAKDVKIQVDFNPARVAGYRLIGYENRMLQAEDFQDDAKDAGEIGAGHTVTALYEIVPVGSDTPLPQVDPSKYQQPQNAAVADEFEVLTLRLRYKDPDGTDSRELRFTLQHSDKSFAEASPDFQFATAIAAFGMLLRDSEHRGTATLDTVLEIARANLTWDPHGYRAEFVELVERARSLKAGNQLSKL, encoded by the coding sequence ATGCGCTTTGTTCTGGTCCTGCTGGGCACGATGTGTATGGTTGGTTGCAGCTACGATTCCAATCGACCGATGGACACAGAGAGAAAGGCGGCATCGATTGATGCCCAGTCCATGGCACAAACCTCTCTGTCCAACGACACAGATTTTAGTGGCGAAGCCTACGACCAGATTGTTGAAAACCGCTTCCTCAATGCCGCGGTCAATCCCCTTTCGACGTTTTCGATCGACGTCGACACCGCTTCCTACTCCAACGTGCGCCGGTTCTTGACACAAGGGCAGCTGCCACCGGCTGGGGCGGTGCGGATTGAGGAAATGCTCAACTATTTCCCGTACGAATACCCTCCTCCCAGCGGCGATGAACCGTTTTCTGCCAGTATCGAAATGGCGGGTTGCCCCTGGAATCCCGCACACACTTTGGCGCGCATTGCTTTGAAAGGGCGTGAAATCAACAGTGCGCACCGTCCGGTCAGCAATCTGGTGTTCTTGCTGGATGTCTCCGGATCGATGGCCGAACCCAATAAGCTTCCGCTCGTTAAATCGGCGATCAAAATGCTCGTCGACAATTTCGGCGAAAACGACCGCGTGGCGATCGTGGTCTATGCCGGCGCATCGGGATTGGTACTCCCCTCCACGACCGGTGATCAACGCGACGTGATTCACGACGCCCTGGAACGGTTGAATGCCGGTGGCGGGACCAACGGCGGCGCGGGTGTGGAATTGGCCTACAACGTGGCCGTCGAAAACTACATTGCCGGCGGCGTCAACCGCGTGATCCTCTGTACCGATGGTGATTTCAATATCGGCACCACCAACCAAAGCGATCTCGTGCAGCTGATCGAGAGCAAAGCCAAAAGTGGTGTCTATTTGAGCGTGCTGGGATTTGGCATGGGAAACTACCAAGACTCCACGTTGGAAAAATTAGCCGACCGCGGGAATGGCAACTACGGTTACATCGATACGCTCAACGAAGCCCGCAAGGTGTTCGTTGAACAAATGACCGGCACGCTGATCACGATTGCTAAAGACGTGAAGATTCAAGTCGATTTCAACCCGGCCCGCGTGGCCGGCTACCGGCTGATCGGTTATGAAAACCGTATGCTGCAAGCGGAGGATTTTCAGGATGACGCAAAGGATGCCGGCGAAATTGGTGCGGGGCATACGGTCACCGCACTGTACGAAATTGTGCCGGTCGGCAGCGATACCCCCCTGCCCCAGGTCGACCCGTCGAAATACCAACAACCGCAGAATGCTGCTGTTGCCGATGAGTTCGAGGTGCTCACGCTACGGCTACGTTATAAAGACCCTGATGGCACCGATAGTCGCGAGTTGCGGTTTACGCTGCAGCACAGCGACAAGTCATTTGCGGAAGCCTCGCCCGATTTTCAATTCGCAACAGCGATCGCCGCCTTTGGAATGCTGTTGCGCGATTCGGAGCATCGGGGTACCGCGACGCTCGATACCGTTTTGGAAATTGCCCGCGCCAATCTGACATGGGATCCTCACGGATACCGCGCGGAGTTTGTAGAACTCGTCGAACGCGCCCGGTCGCTCAAAGCCGGAAATCAATTGAGTAAACTCTAG
- the argS gene encoding arginine--tRNA ligase, translating to MNVLKQLRDQFESALNSYTDDAPQFAAMIKPAGDPKFGDYQANCAMSLGKQVGKMPRELAAELVASVDLDELCEPLEVAGPGFINLKLRDEWLETAINNLINDERLGVEPVAQPRNFIVDYSAPNVAKPMHVGHLRSTVIGAALYRILGCLGHNVVGDNHIGDWGTQFGMIIYGYKNFLDQSAYEEAPVLELSRLYRLVNQLSDYHAATKELPQLRETLTEREAALTAAQQDADPKDKKAKKAVKQLTNQVVGLKDKIQAAEKKIATVDGDTKLKALADADPQIATAARNETAKLHAGDAENRALWDQFIPLCLEALQSVYDRLEIHFDKSLGESFYQPMLADVVADLQAKGIARESEAAICAFVEGFEAPFIVRKTDGAFTYATTDLATVKYRIEELKADAIIYVVDARQGDHFKLLFETVRKWGYDQTELQHVSFGTILGDDRRPFKTRSGDTVGLESLLDESIAKAYTIVSDNDDAKPNGAELDEPERRRIAEIVGLGGIKYADLHHNRDSDYVFNWDKMLATTGDTATYIQYAYARVCGILRRAEVDRESLRQSGAVIRLSHKSERQLILSLLRFPEALAQAAAEYRPNYLTEYLFKTAGVFSGFFEHCPVVNAETDDLRNSRLLLCDLTARVIAQGLELLGIHTSERM from the coding sequence ATGAACGTCCTGAAACAACTCCGTGACCAATTTGAGTCCGCGCTCAATAGCTACACCGACGATGCGCCGCAGTTCGCCGCAATGATCAAACCGGCCGGTGATCCGAAGTTCGGCGACTATCAAGCCAACTGCGCGATGTCATTGGGCAAACAGGTCGGCAAGATGCCGCGAGAATTGGCCGCCGAACTGGTTGCCAGTGTCGATCTCGACGAGCTGTGCGAACCGCTGGAAGTCGCCGGACCAGGTTTTATTAATCTCAAGCTGCGCGACGAATGGCTGGAAACGGCCATCAATAATCTGATCAACGACGAGCGCCTCGGCGTGGAACCGGTCGCCCAACCGCGCAACTTCATCGTCGACTACTCTGCTCCCAATGTCGCCAAACCGATGCACGTCGGGCACCTCCGCAGCACAGTGATCGGTGCTGCTCTGTACCGCATCCTAGGCTGTCTGGGCCACAATGTCGTCGGTGACAATCACATCGGCGATTGGGGGACGCAGTTCGGCATGATCATCTACGGGTACAAAAACTTCCTCGACCAGTCGGCTTATGAGGAAGCTCCCGTCCTTGAGCTGTCGCGGCTGTACCGTCTGGTGAATCAACTTAGCGATTACCACGCCGCCACCAAAGAGCTGCCACAGCTGCGCGAGACATTGACCGAGCGCGAAGCCGCTTTAACCGCGGCCCAACAAGACGCCGATCCCAAAGACAAAAAAGCAAAAAAAGCGGTCAAGCAACTCACCAACCAAGTCGTCGGGCTGAAGGATAAAATCCAGGCCGCTGAAAAGAAAATCGCCACGGTCGATGGCGATACGAAACTCAAGGCCCTGGCTGACGCAGATCCCCAGATCGCGACCGCTGCCCGCAATGAAACCGCCAAGCTGCATGCGGGGGATGCGGAAAACCGGGCGTTGTGGGACCAGTTCATTCCGCTCTGCTTGGAAGCACTGCAAAGCGTCTATGACCGGTTAGAAATTCATTTCGACAAATCGTTGGGCGAAAGTTTCTATCAACCGATGCTGGCCGACGTCGTCGCCGACCTGCAGGCAAAAGGGATTGCCCGCGAGAGTGAAGCGGCGATTTGCGCCTTCGTCGAAGGCTTCGAGGCCCCATTTATCGTTCGCAAAACCGACGGAGCATTTACGTACGCAACCACCGACTTGGCGACGGTCAAATACCGCATCGAGGAGTTGAAGGCCGACGCCATCATCTACGTCGTCGATGCTCGCCAAGGGGATCACTTTAAGCTGCTGTTCGAAACGGTTCGTAAATGGGGCTACGACCAGACCGAGCTGCAGCACGTCAGTTTCGGCACGATCCTAGGGGATGATCGACGTCCCTTCAAAACGCGTTCAGGCGATACGGTGGGGTTGGAGTCATTGCTGGACGAATCGATCGCCAAGGCTTATACGATTGTCAGTGACAACGACGATGCCAAGCCCAACGGCGCGGAACTCGATGAACCGGAGCGTCGTCGCATCGCAGAGATCGTCGGCTTGGGAGGCATCAAATACGCCGACCTGCACCACAATCGTGACAGCGACTACGTCTTCAACTGGGACAAGATGCTCGCTACCACCGGCGACACGGCGACGTATATACAATACGCCTACGCCCGCGTGTGCGGCATTCTCCGTCGTGCTGAGGTCGACCGGGAGTCGCTGCGACAGTCCGGCGCCGTCATTCGACTCTCCCACAAGTCAGAACGACAACTCATATTGTCGCTATTGCGATTTCCCGAAGCACTAGCGCAAGCAGCGGCGGAATATCGGCCGAATTATCTCACCGAGTATCTGTTCAAGACCGCCGGTGTGTTCAGCGGTTTTTTCGAGCATTGTCCTGTGGTCAATGCGGAAACAGACGACTTGCGCAACAGCCGCCTGCTACTGTGCGACCTGACCGCCCGCGTGATTGCGCAGGGCCTTGAGCTGCTCGGCATCCACACCAGCGAACGGATGTAA
- the rsfS gene encoding ribosome silencing factor has protein sequence MKTITTESSEPQNSAAQERALQLACGCARVADEYRGTDTVVLNLTSVTRIADYFVITTATSRRQMHAIADESSRMMRKTGSQRIGTEGYDGDTWVLQDYGDVVIHVFNPETRTLYDLEHLWADAEKIDWQSVPLDDAE, from the coding sequence ATGAAGACGATTACGACTGAATCCAGTGAACCGCAAAACAGCGCCGCACAGGAGCGCGCCTTACAGTTGGCGTGCGGCTGTGCACGCGTGGCCGATGAATATCGCGGCACCGATACGGTCGTGTTGAACCTGACCTCGGTGACACGGATTGCGGACTACTTTGTGATCACCACAGCCACCAGCCGGCGACAGATGCACGCTATCGCCGACGAATCGAGCCGCATGATGCGGAAGACCGGGTCGCAGCGGATCGGAACCGAGGGGTACGACGGCGATACCTGGGTGTTGCAGGATTACGGTGACGTCGTCATCCACGTCTTCAATCCCGAGACCCGCACGCTGTACGATCTGGAACACTTGTGGGCCGATGCGGAAAAAATCGACTGGCAGTCGGTCCCCCTCGACGACGCTGAGTGA